Proteins from one Planctomyces sp. SH-PL62 genomic window:
- a CDS encoding alpha/beta fold hydrolase, whose amino-acid sequence MIGRLKAPIILAHGLFGFSRIGFGPLTLTSYFRGIPQVLREAGNRVLTTRVHPIASIDFRAQRLGFRIDTYFPDEPVHIIGHSMGGLDARRLLAEPGWRDRILSLTTIATPHMGSIIADFAKLRVGRIYRLLNAMGIDYRGFLDVTRQASRRFKRKYGPIADLPCFSIAGEPDPADVAWPLRRLHEALSEMEGANDGLVPAESARAFGEALEPWPLDHLRQMNWLTHAKDEAETRYVPAYYGRIIDNLISLGFGVDDGEVPAPVAPGLPVGR is encoded by the coding sequence ATGATCGGGCGTCTAAAGGCTCCCATCATCCTGGCCCACGGATTGTTCGGGTTTTCGCGGATCGGCTTCGGTCCGCTGACCTTGACCTCCTACTTCCGTGGCATCCCGCAGGTGCTTCGCGAGGCGGGGAACCGGGTCCTGACGACCCGCGTCCACCCGATCGCGTCGATCGACTTCCGGGCCCAGCGGCTCGGATTCCGCATCGACACCTATTTCCCCGATGAGCCGGTCCACATCATCGGCCACAGCATGGGAGGGCTCGACGCGCGCCGGCTGCTCGCCGAACCCGGCTGGCGCGACCGGATTTTGAGCCTGACGACCATCGCCACGCCCCACATGGGGTCGATCATCGCCGACTTCGCCAAGCTGAGGGTGGGCCGGATCTACCGCCTCTTGAACGCGATGGGAATCGACTACCGGGGCTTCCTCGACGTGACCCGGCAGGCGTCGCGGCGGTTCAAACGCAAGTATGGGCCGATCGCCGACCTGCCCTGCTTCAGCATCGCCGGCGAGCCCGACCCGGCCGACGTCGCGTGGCCTTTGCGTCGGCTCCACGAGGCGCTCTCGGAGATGGAGGGTGCGAACGACGGCCTGGTTCCGGCCGAGTCGGCCCGGGCGTTCGGCGAGGCGTTGGAGCCCTGGCCGCTGGACCACCTGCGGCAGATGAACTGGCTGACCCACGCCAAGGACGAGGCGGAGACCCGATACGTCCCCGCGTATTACGGCCGCATCATCGACAACCTGATCAGCCTGGGGTTCGGCGTCGACGACGGCGAAGTCCCCGCGCCGGTCGCCCCGGGGCTCCCCGTCGGCCGCTGA
- a CDS encoding RNA polymerase sigma factor, whose amino-acid sequence MGRNSLEVRLIDRVLRWGTATGEADDLLLERFLAERDEGAFAALVDRHGPLVLGVCRRILRDGRDVEDAFQATFLILARRAGTIRSRERIGPWLHGVAHRVAVRARAISARRLVREGIGLDVDPATDVPPGCDAERLELRSILDEELGRLPGRLRDPLVLCHLQGLTHDQAAAALRQPVGTIRSRLSRGRERLRDRLARRGVSVDDARMGLVVIAHQLPTALFESTLRSAVAFASTPTIPLASASAAVLANGALNAMLISKAKLAAVALGMMLTLGGVSGHALQQGVEERPDPVAPEVVAAPATLDGPETTVERLEGMQKELDEALAQREALATRIDNLRTSVVRLRSRLQTSGGVVVYDEPIKSQVPQPEASTLPLADSLRNYLEQLEKKLHVAGIKRQSAEAEYDMMIKDREVVREKLRDLMRPSEKNPAAPTPAPGEAGAPTRHGETSDSDPAHPAATVAPFLDRRPLSSSAAGSGKRSYLASPKMILVSSKDGHVVTGYSSETGGEARSIRLAPEGGAKIKVTPYLGVSVAALALEGEAVDRIAVFSATDGEWHPYDLVEPTRSAMPQIGAAAVGYKIGRRIYAFSFVANKWDVLELPEDGPDLLWANPETITYQSRGRLHVFSGKTGKWASIDVSNATEYSASGFP is encoded by the coding sequence GTGGGCCGCAATTCGCTGGAGGTGAGACTGATCGATCGCGTTCTGCGGTGGGGGACCGCGACGGGAGAGGCTGACGATCTCCTCCTTGAGCGGTTCCTCGCCGAGCGCGACGAAGGGGCCTTCGCGGCGCTGGTCGACCGTCACGGCCCGCTGGTCCTGGGCGTTTGCCGACGGATCCTCCGCGACGGTCGCGATGTCGAGGACGCCTTCCAGGCGACCTTCCTGATCCTGGCCCGTCGCGCGGGGACGATCCGGAGTCGCGAGCGGATCGGGCCCTGGCTCCACGGCGTCGCCCATCGGGTCGCCGTCCGGGCGCGGGCGATCTCGGCCCGCCGCCTCGTCCGCGAGGGGATCGGCCTGGACGTCGATCCCGCGACCGACGTCCCGCCGGGCTGCGACGCCGAGCGCCTCGAATTGCGGTCAATCCTGGATGAGGAACTGGGTCGCCTGCCGGGACGGCTCCGCGATCCGCTCGTCCTCTGTCATCTCCAGGGTCTGACTCACGACCAGGCTGCCGCCGCGCTGCGGCAGCCCGTCGGCACGATCCGCAGCCGGCTCTCGCGCGGCCGGGAGCGGCTTCGCGACCGACTCGCCCGCCGGGGCGTCTCGGTCGACGACGCGCGCATGGGATTGGTCGTCATCGCGCACCAGCTCCCGACGGCCCTCTTTGAATCGACTCTTCGTTCAGCCGTCGCATTCGCCTCCACCCCGACCATTCCCCTGGCTTCCGCCAGTGCTGCGGTCCTCGCCAATGGAGCCCTCAACGCCATGCTCATCTCGAAAGCCAAGCTCGCCGCCGTCGCGCTGGGAATGATGCTCACCCTGGGAGGCGTCAGCGGCCACGCGCTCCAGCAAGGGGTGGAGGAACGTCCAGATCCAGTCGCGCCGGAGGTCGTCGCCGCTCCGGCGACCCTGGACGGGCCGGAAACGACGGTTGAACGTCTGGAGGGGATGCAGAAAGAGCTGGACGAAGCTCTCGCCCAGCGCGAGGCCCTCGCCACGCGGATCGACAATCTGCGGACGAGTGTGGTCCGCTTGCGAAGCCGCCTGCAAACCTCTGGTGGGGTCGTCGTTTACGATGAGCCCATCAAGAGCCAGGTCCCCCAGCCCGAAGCATCGACCCTCCCGCTTGCGGACTCGCTTCGAAACTACCTGGAGCAGTTGGAAAAGAAGCTGCACGTGGCGGGGATCAAGCGGCAATCCGCCGAGGCCGAGTACGACATGATGATCAAGGACCGCGAGGTGGTGAGGGAAAAGTTGAGAGATCTGATGCGGCCTTCGGAGAAGAATCCCGCTGCTCCGACGCCCGCGCCGGGCGAGGCCGGAGCACCGACCCGGCACGGCGAGACGAGCGATTCTGATCCGGCTCATCCCGCCGCGACCGTCGCTCCCTTTCTGGATCGGAGGCCGTTGTCGTCCAGCGCCGCGGGGAGCGGCAAGCGTTCCTATCTCGCTTCGCCCAAGATGATCCTCGTATCCTCCAAGGACGGACACGTCGTGACGGGGTACAGTTCGGAAACCGGCGGCGAGGCCCGGTCGATCCGGCTGGCCCCGGAAGGAGGAGCCAAGATCAAAGTGACGCCATATCTTGGGGTGTCGGTGGCGGCCCTCGCCCTGGAAGGAGAGGCCGTGGATCGGATCGCGGTGTTCAGCGCCACCGACGGAGAATGGCATCCCTACGATCTCGTCGAGCCGACCAGGTCGGCCATGCCGCAGATTGGCGCGGCCGCCGTGGGATACAAGATCGGCCGACGCATCTACGCCTTCAGCTTTGTGGCCAACAAGTGGGACGTCCTCGAACTACCCGAGGACGGTCCCGACCTACTCTGGGCGAATCCGGAGACGATCACCTATCAGAGCCGGGGCCGGCTCCACGTCTTCAGCGGCAAGACCGGAAAATGGGCGTCGATCGACGTCTCGAACGCGACCGAGTACTCCGCTTCCGGATTCCCATGA